A genomic region of Gemmata massiliana contains the following coding sequences:
- a CDS encoding glycosyltransferase family 2 protein → MSAVKFSVVIPTRERAETLRFALRTCLDQTFDDYEIIVSDNFSSSATKAVVDECGSPKVRYVRTSEPVAMSTNWEFGLSHTRGEYVLLIGDDDGLLPHALTELDRLSREPGARVIRWSPIYYTWPNVALPGQGDYIEMSFGCTLRHRDGRTVIREVAAFREFYTALPMLYNAAVHRDVLAALRARAGRVFPHPVPDVYSGFSIAHAAERFLSTAVPMSVSGQSAASNGIATLFNRGRNAIDREFHALNARDGLRSEPTVPDLPVYPHVPVADAFAFAKRTLFPDLDADLDRRALARVCVTNARVSRDDWPAALAAIRDSFADDPESQKWFDAELAAIPYTPPARVQLRPERLGFDGRLLHLDAAAFGVSDVAGAAQLCAHLLNYRDQPVQYSHSEDDRHIAAMKIADLAHVCNERERAILRVHLSSTDLIQTVHRLQGVCDEREKIILRADAQTRELNRQLREERRWSLKRPLRAAKRLLTSAIGRVPVPKV, encoded by the coding sequence GCGCGCCGAGACGCTCCGGTTCGCACTGCGCACGTGCCTGGACCAGACGTTCGACGACTACGAGATCATCGTTTCGGACAACTTCAGCTCGTCCGCAACGAAGGCCGTAGTCGACGAGTGCGGATCGCCGAAGGTGCGGTACGTGCGCACGTCCGAGCCGGTGGCGATGAGCACGAACTGGGAGTTCGGGCTCTCACACACCCGGGGCGAATACGTTCTCCTGATCGGCGACGATGATGGGTTGCTTCCCCACGCGCTGACCGAACTGGACCGCCTCTCGCGCGAACCGGGGGCGCGGGTCATTCGGTGGAGCCCGATTTATTACACCTGGCCGAACGTGGCACTTCCGGGCCAGGGCGATTACATCGAGATGTCGTTCGGGTGTACGCTGCGGCACCGCGACGGGCGCACGGTGATCCGCGAGGTGGCAGCGTTCCGCGAGTTCTACACGGCGCTGCCGATGTTGTACAACGCGGCCGTTCACCGGGACGTGCTCGCGGCCCTGCGTGCGCGGGCGGGCCGCGTGTTCCCGCACCCGGTCCCGGACGTGTACTCCGGGTTCTCCATCGCGCACGCGGCCGAGCGGTTCCTTTCGACCGCGGTCCCGATGTCGGTTTCGGGCCAGTCCGCGGCGAGCAACGGGATCGCGACCCTGTTCAACCGCGGACGCAACGCGATCGACCGCGAGTTCCACGCGCTCAACGCCCGGGACGGGTTGCGGTCCGAGCCGACGGTGCCGGACCTGCCCGTGTACCCGCACGTTCCGGTCGCCGATGCGTTCGCGTTCGCAAAACGAACCCTGTTTCCGGATCTCGACGCGGACCTGGACCGGCGGGCGCTGGCCCGCGTGTGCGTGACCAACGCCCGCGTCTCGCGGGACGACTGGCCGGCGGCGCTGGCGGCCATTCGTGATTCGTTCGCGGACGATCCCGAGTCACAAAAGTGGTTCGACGCGGAACTGGCCGCGATACCGTACACTCCCCCGGCGCGGGTCCAACTGCGCCCGGAGCGATTGGGGTTCGACGGCCGGCTCCTGCACCTGGACGCCGCGGCGTTCGGGGTTTCTGATGTGGCCGGGGCCGCTCAGTTGTGCGCGCATCTGCTGAACTACCGCGACCAACCGGTGCAATATTCACACTCCGAGGACGACCGGCACATCGCGGCGATGAAGATCGCCGATCTCGCGCACGTGTGCAACGAGCGCGAACGGGCCATCTTGCGGGTTCACCTGTCTTCGACCGACCTGATCCAAACCGTACACCGGCTCCAGGGCGTGTGCGACGAGCGCGAAAAGATCATTCTGCGTGCGGACGCCCAGACACGCGAGCTGAACCGGCAGCTCCGCGAGGAGCGGCGGTGGTCGCTCAAGCGCCCGCTTCGGGCAGCAAAGCGCTTGCTCACCAGTGCTATCGGCCGAGTTCCCGTGCCGAAAGTGTGA
- a CDS encoding cephalosporin hydroxylase family protein yields the protein MRLIIDTDARTVTEQTANGPHDYPLDSPEAFRLITEHWLTVGWTQKYTYGFTWLGRPIIQLPEDMIRIQEIIHRVQPDVILETGVAHGGSLVYYASLCKATDRGRVIGVDIEIRPHNRTAIEAHPLTGYITLVEGSSTAPETVDRVRSLIRPGERVLVLLDSNHTKAHVRAELDLYAGFVSPGSYIVATDGIMSQVAGRPGSKPGWEWDNPSEAAREFATANPHFSLEEPGFLFNEGKITQHVTHWPSAYLRRVA from the coding sequence ATGCGGCTAATCATCGACACGGACGCGCGGACCGTCACCGAACAGACCGCGAACGGGCCGCACGACTACCCGCTCGACTCGCCCGAGGCGTTCCGGCTCATCACCGAGCACTGGCTAACCGTCGGGTGGACCCAGAAGTACACCTACGGGTTCACCTGGCTCGGGCGCCCCATCATCCAGTTACCCGAAGACATGATCCGCATTCAGGAGATCATTCACCGGGTGCAGCCGGACGTGATCCTCGAAACCGGGGTCGCGCACGGCGGGTCGCTGGTCTACTACGCGAGCCTGTGCAAGGCGACCGACCGCGGGCGCGTGATCGGCGTGGACATCGAGATCCGGCCGCACAACCGGACCGCGATCGAGGCCCACCCGCTCACGGGCTACATCACGCTCGTCGAGGGCAGTTCTACCGCCCCGGAGACGGTGGACCGCGTGCGCTCGCTGATCCGCCCCGGTGAGCGGGTACTTGTTCTGCTCGACTCGAACCACACGAAGGCGCACGTGCGGGCGGAACTGGACCTGTACGCAGGGTTCGTGAGCCCCGGGTCGTACATCGTGGCGACCGACGGCATCATGAGTCAGGTGGCCGGGCGCCCGGGGTCGAAGCCGGGCTGGGAGTGGGACAACCCGTCGGAAGCGGCCCGCGAGTTCGCCACCGCGAACCCGCACTTCTCACTCGAAGAACCGGGGTTCCTGTTCAACGAAGGGAAGATCACACAGCACGTCACGCACTGGCCGTCGGCCTACCTGCGCCGCGTCGCGTAA
- a CDS encoding NAD-dependent epimerase/dehydratase family protein — protein MKRLLVTGATGFIGEPVVRLARDHFEVHATARAARGVHAGVSFHPCDLLNADKAARLIETVRPTHLLHLAWVATPGVYWTSPENHRWAEASKHLLLAFARYGGERAVVAGSCAEYDWGASGVCHEHDTPTRPRTTYGRSKLEFGKWAEALGSARGINVARGRLFFLYGPGEHPARLVPSVARALLAGTPAACSTGTQERDFLHVEDAANALVALVRSELTGPVNIGSGSAVAVRDVIGHVARACGRPDLVQLGARETPAGEPPLLVADAGRLRDELGWHPHIELARGLRETVDWWRTTGSEGVRKCG, from the coding sequence ATGAAGCGGCTGCTCGTTACCGGTGCGACGGGGTTCATCGGCGAACCCGTCGTGCGGCTCGCTCGGGATCACTTCGAGGTCCACGCAACGGCCCGCGCCGCTCGCGGGGTACACGCGGGGGTGTCGTTCCACCCGTGCGACCTCTTGAACGCGGACAAAGCCGCGCGCCTGATCGAAACCGTCCGTCCGACGCACCTGCTCCACCTGGCGTGGGTCGCGACCCCCGGCGTGTATTGGACCTCCCCGGAAAATCACCGCTGGGCGGAGGCGTCGAAGCACCTACTCCTCGCGTTCGCGCGGTACGGTGGGGAGCGGGCCGTCGTCGCCGGGTCGTGCGCCGAGTACGATTGGGGCGCGAGCGGAGTGTGCCACGAACACGACACCCCGACGCGCCCGCGCACCACTTACGGCCGCAGCAAACTCGAATTCGGGAAATGGGCCGAGGCACTCGGTTCGGCGCGCGGCATAAACGTCGCACGCGGGCGCCTGTTCTTCCTGTACGGCCCGGGCGAACACCCCGCGCGCCTAGTTCCGTCGGTCGCGCGCGCGTTGCTCGCCGGAACCCCGGCCGCGTGCTCCACGGGCACACAGGAGCGCGACTTCCTCCACGTCGAGGACGCGGCTAATGCACTTGTGGCGCTCGTGCGGAGCGAGCTGACCGGTCCCGTGAACATCGGCTCCGGTTCCGCGGTCGCGGTCCGGGACGTGATCGGGCACGTGGCCCGCGCGTGCGGGCGCCCGGACCTGGTGCAACTCGGGGCGCGCGAAACGCCCGCGGGCGAGCCGCCGTTACTGGTGGCCGACGCCGGGCGCCTCCGGGACGAACTCGGGTGGCACCCGCACATCGAACTGGCACGCGGGCTGCGCGAAACCGTGGACTGGTGGCGCACAACGGGAAGCGAAGGAGTACGCAAATGCGGCTAA
- the rfbC gene encoding dTDP-4-dehydrorhamnose 3,5-epimerase codes for MRFLSTELPGVFVVEPEPRADDRGLFARTYCRDEFAAHGLCIDWVQCNVSFNTKAGTLRGMHWQSAPHEEVKLVRCTSGAALDVIADPRPDSPTYRKWIAVEITAENRRAVYIPGGLAHGFQTLADGTELFYQMSAFYVPDAARGARWDDPALGIAWPACAQRIIAPRDLSFPDLPI; via the coding sequence ATGCGATTTCTCTCCACCGAGTTACCGGGCGTGTTTGTAGTCGAGCCGGAGCCGAGGGCTGACGATCGCGGGTTGTTCGCGCGGACGTACTGCCGCGACGAGTTCGCCGCACACGGCCTCTGTATCGACTGGGTCCAGTGCAACGTGTCGTTCAACACGAAGGCCGGCACGCTCCGCGGGATGCACTGGCAGTCCGCGCCACACGAAGAGGTGAAGCTCGTGCGCTGTACCAGCGGCGCGGCCCTCGACGTGATCGCGGACCCGCGGCCCGATTCACCGACGTACCGGAAGTGGATCGCGGTGGAGATCACCGCTGAGAACCGGCGGGCCGTGTACATCCCGGGCGGGTTGGCGCACGGGTTCCAAACACTCGCCGACGGGACCGAACTGTTCTACCAGATGTCCGCGTTCTACGTCCCGGACGCGGCACGTGGCGCCCGCTGGGACGACCCGGCGCTGGGCATCGCGTGGCCGGCGTGTGCGCAGCGCATCATCGCCCCGCGCGACCTGTCATTCCCGGATCTGCCGATATGA
- a CDS encoding methyltransferase domain-containing protein: MPACRSCGSAPLAPVLSLGNTPLANALRGANDLGAPEATFPLDLAVCPRCALVQITAEVPPEDLFRDYVYFSSFSDTMLRHAADLARDLIRAEKLGPDSLVIEAASNDGYLLKNYAGAGVGVLGIEPARNIARIAVERHNIPTRAEFFGRSYAKQLAAEGHRADVFHAHNVLAHVPDLNGFVAGIRAVLKPTGVAVIEAPYVKDMLDHCEFDTIYHEHLCYFSLTALDACFRRHDLVIRDVQRVPIHGGSLRLFAAPAESVDEVSPRVTNLLAEEADWGVGTFEPYRAFAERVAAIKHGLRDLLKRLKSEGKRIAAYGASAKGSTLLNFCGIGPETLDFIVDRSTVKQGKFTPGTRLQIHAPEKLLEDMPDYTLLLTWNFADEILKQQTEYQNRGGRFILPVPLPRVA, translated from the coding sequence ATTCCCGCTTGCCGGTCGTGCGGGAGCGCCCCGCTCGCGCCGGTGCTCTCGCTCGGCAACACCCCCCTCGCGAACGCCCTCCGCGGCGCGAACGATCTGGGCGCGCCCGAAGCGACGTTCCCGCTGGACCTCGCGGTGTGCCCCCGGTGCGCGCTGGTGCAGATCACCGCCGAGGTGCCGCCCGAAGACCTGTTCCGCGACTACGTGTACTTCTCGTCCTTCTCGGACACGATGCTCCGGCACGCGGCCGACCTCGCGCGCGATCTGATTCGCGCCGAGAAGCTCGGCCCCGACAGCCTCGTCATCGAGGCCGCTAGCAACGACGGGTACCTGCTCAAGAACTACGCCGGCGCTGGGGTGGGCGTGCTGGGAATCGAGCCGGCCCGCAACATCGCCCGCATCGCGGTCGAGCGCCACAACATCCCGACGCGCGCCGAGTTCTTCGGTCGCTCCTACGCGAAACAACTGGCAGCCGAAGGCCACCGGGCCGACGTGTTCCACGCGCACAACGTGCTCGCCCACGTCCCGGACCTGAACGGGTTCGTGGCCGGTATCCGCGCGGTGCTGAAACCAACTGGCGTCGCGGTGATCGAAGCGCCTTACGTCAAGGACATGCTCGATCACTGCGAGTTCGACACGATCTACCACGAACACCTCTGCTACTTCTCGCTCACCGCGCTCGACGCCTGCTTCCGCCGACACGATCTCGTGATCCGCGACGTGCAGCGCGTGCCGATCCACGGCGGCTCGCTCCGCTTGTTCGCGGCACCGGCCGAGAGTGTCGATGAGGTGTCCCCGCGAGTCACGAACTTGCTGGCCGAAGAAGCGGATTGGGGCGTGGGCACATTCGAGCCGTACCGCGCGTTCGCGGAGCGCGTCGCGGCGATCAAGCACGGCCTACGCGACTTGCTGAAGCGCCTCAAAAGTGAAGGCAAGCGCATTGCGGCCTATGGCGCGTCGGCGAAGGGGAGCACGCTCCTGAACTTCTGCGGCATCGGCCCCGAGACACTCGACTTTATCGTGGACCGGAGCACGGTCAAGCAGGGCAAATTCACACCCGGCACGCGGCTCCAGATCCACGCGCCGGAAAAACTGCTCGAAGACATGCCGGACTACACGCTGCTGCTGACGTGGAACTTCGCGGACGAGATCCTGAAGCAGCAGACCGAGTACCAGAACCGCGGCGGTCGGTTCATCCTGCCCGTACCGCTCCCGCGCGTCGCGTAA
- a CDS encoding NAD-dependent epimerase/dehydratase family protein — protein sequence MSGFWQDRPTLVTGGTGLVGGWVVRRLLRAQADVVCLVRDWVPESELVRGGLLPQVKTVRGDVCDQELIERVCGEYEIDTVIHLAAQTLVPVANRNPVATFESNIAGTWAMLEACRRSPRVKQIVLASSDKAYGDADKLPYDETTPLQGRHPYDVSKSCADLIAQSYATTYGLPVAITRCGNFYGPGDLNWNRIVPGTIRSVQRGERPVIRSDGSHIRDYFYVEDGAAAYLMLAEKMAADPSLHGEAFNFSNETQVTVLELVQKLLDLTGSRLTPDVRNEASHEIKHQSLSARKARERLGWHPLFTLDEGLRRTVPWYGNFLATRKAA from the coding sequence ATGAGCGGGTTCTGGCAGGACCGTCCGACGCTCGTAACCGGTGGGACCGGCCTCGTGGGGGGCTGGGTCGTGCGCCGACTGCTGCGCGCACAGGCGGACGTCGTGTGCCTGGTGCGCGACTGGGTTCCCGAAAGCGAACTGGTGCGCGGCGGGCTGCTCCCGCAAGTGAAGACCGTGCGCGGGGACGTGTGCGATCAGGAGCTGATCGAGCGCGTGTGCGGCGAGTACGAGATCGACACCGTGATCCACCTCGCCGCGCAGACGCTGGTTCCGGTCGCGAACCGGAACCCGGTCGCGACGTTCGAGAGCAACATCGCGGGCACGTGGGCGATGCTCGAAGCGTGCCGGCGCAGCCCGCGCGTGAAGCAGATCGTTCTGGCGTCGTCCGACAAAGCCTACGGCGACGCCGACAAACTGCCCTACGACGAGACGACCCCGCTCCAGGGGCGGCACCCCTACGACGTCAGCAAGTCGTGCGCGGACCTCATCGCGCAGTCCTACGCGACCACCTACGGCCTGCCGGTCGCGATCACGCGGTGCGGCAACTTCTACGGCCCCGGCGACCTGAACTGGAACCGGATCGTGCCCGGGACGATCCGCTCCGTCCAGCGCGGCGAGCGCCCGGTGATCCGCTCCGACGGCAGCCACATCCGCGACTACTTCTACGTCGAGGACGGCGCCGCGGCGTACCTCATGCTCGCGGAGAAAATGGCGGCCGACCCGTCGCTGCACGGCGAGGCGTTCAACTTCTCGAACGAGACGCAGGTCACCGTCCTCGAACTCGTGCAGAAGCTCCTCGACCTCACGGGGTCGCGCCTGACGCCCGACGTGCGCAACGAGGCGAGCCACGAGATCAAGCACCAGAGCCTGAGCGCCCGCAAGGCGCGCGAGCGCCTGGGCTGGCACCCGCTGTTCACCCTGGACGAGGGGCTGCGCAGGACGGTGCCCTGGTACGGAAACTTCCTGGCGACGAGGAAAGCCGCGTGA
- the rfbF gene encoding glucose-1-phosphate cytidylyltransferase — MRAVILAGGLGTRLAEETETRPKPMVEIGGRPILWHIMSHYAAHWGTEFVVALGDKSDVIKRYFIEYARDMGSLSVNLARGEVSHHETVDVDWTVHLLDTGLHTNTGGRVKRAAPWVNDGTFMLTYGDGVSDVDVQALLRFHRATGKLATVTAVRPPARFGELRFDGDLVSAFSEKPQTGDGWINGGFFVLEPKVLDYIGGDDESFENDVLPRLVADGELAAYKHAKFWQCMDTLRDKRQLEALWQEGRAPWRAA; from the coding sequence ATGCGCGCGGTCATTCTTGCCGGTGGGCTCGGTACCCGGCTCGCCGAAGAAACCGAAACCCGGCCGAAGCCAATGGTCGAGATCGGCGGGCGCCCGATCCTTTGGCACATCATGAGCCACTACGCGGCCCACTGGGGGACCGAGTTCGTGGTCGCGCTGGGGGACAAGAGCGACGTCATCAAGCGGTACTTCATCGAGTACGCGCGGGACATGGGCAGCCTGTCCGTGAACTTGGCGCGCGGCGAGGTCTCGCACCACGAAACGGTCGATGTGGACTGGACCGTTCACCTCCTCGATACCGGGCTGCACACCAATACCGGCGGGCGCGTGAAACGCGCGGCCCCGTGGGTGAACGACGGCACGTTCATGCTCACCTACGGCGACGGCGTGAGCGACGTGGACGTGCAGGCGCTGCTCCGGTTCCACCGCGCGACCGGCAAGCTCGCGACCGTGACCGCCGTGCGCCCGCCGGCCCGGTTCGGCGAGCTGCGGTTCGACGGCGATCTCGTGAGCGCGTTCTCGGAGAAACCGCAGACCGGCGACGGGTGGATCAACGGCGGGTTCTTCGTGCTCGAGCCGAAGGTGCTCGACTACATCGGCGGCGACGACGAGAGTTTCGAGAACGACGTGCTCCCGCGCCTCGTGGCCGACGGCGAGCTGGCCGCGTACAAGCACGCCAAGTTCTGGCAGTGCATGGACACGCTCCGCGACAAGCGGCAGTTGGAAGCACTGTGGCAGGAAGGCCGCGCACCGTGGAGGGCCGCATGA
- a CDS encoding serine hydrolase, which translates to MGRYLLLCALVFVAPPLRAAEFDPKPIDEVVTKALKEFDAPGASVVIVKDGQVIYLKGFGVRAKGKDDKVTPDTVFPIASCSKAFTATALAMLAEDGKLKWDDKVHDHLDYFRLSDELADREVTLRDLLCHRTGMPRHDALWSGLSTDGGDVIRRWGRATSSTSFRSKWEYANVPFTTAGVIAGKLDGSDWGSAIKNRIFKPLGMERSSCTWKEGMAPPDHATAHYYGFDKSVSAIGWDEIDHAGGAGCINSTARDMGSWLQFQLAGGMFDGRRFVTERALKETHTSQMLLIPEDPFTVYFPPKVTRFTSYGLGWFVHDYRGANCVSHGGTLTGFRAQCMLVPEKKIGVFVLCNLRPSYVCESVCKTALDALLELPAEDWVAFYKQQLKRLDFVVASAKEKRTTSRKPETKPSLPLKDYAGAFEERAYGRAEVICENDKLMIRWGKYTFRVEHYHFDTFTAIPVEPKDDVISFDRSTFDVQFRLGTNGEVQSMRFFDQEFRRAKK; encoded by the coding sequence ATGGGCCGATATCTACTGTTGTGCGCGCTGGTCTTCGTCGCACCCCCGCTCCGTGCGGCGGAGTTCGATCCCAAGCCGATCGACGAGGTTGTTACCAAAGCGCTCAAGGAGTTTGATGCGCCGGGCGCGTCGGTGGTGATCGTGAAGGACGGGCAGGTGATCTACCTCAAGGGCTTCGGCGTTCGCGCGAAGGGGAAGGACGATAAAGTCACGCCCGATACGGTGTTCCCGATCGCGTCGTGCTCGAAGGCGTTTACCGCGACCGCGCTCGCGATGCTCGCGGAGGACGGCAAGCTGAAGTGGGACGACAAGGTTCACGATCACCTCGACTACTTCCGCCTGTCGGACGAACTCGCGGACCGCGAGGTGACACTCCGCGATCTGCTCTGTCACCGTACCGGGATGCCCCGACATGATGCGCTCTGGTCCGGGTTGAGTACGGACGGTGGCGACGTGATCCGGCGTTGGGGGCGGGCGACGTCCTCGACCTCGTTCCGCTCGAAGTGGGAATACGCGAACGTGCCCTTTACAACGGCGGGCGTGATTGCCGGGAAGCTCGACGGGAGCGACTGGGGGAGCGCCATCAAGAACCGCATCTTCAAGCCGCTCGGCATGGAGCGGAGCAGTTGTACCTGGAAAGAGGGGATGGCGCCGCCCGACCACGCGACCGCACACTATTACGGGTTCGACAAGTCCGTCAGCGCGATCGGGTGGGACGAGATCGACCACGCGGGCGGGGCCGGGTGCATCAACAGCACGGCACGCGACATGGGTTCGTGGTTGCAGTTTCAGCTCGCGGGCGGGATGTTCGACGGTCGGCGCTTCGTCACCGAGCGCGCGTTGAAAGAAACGCACACGTCGCAGATGCTCCTCATCCCCGAAGACCCGTTCACCGTTTACTTCCCGCCGAAAGTCACGCGGTTCACGAGCTACGGTCTGGGCTGGTTCGTCCACGACTACCGCGGGGCGAACTGCGTTTCGCACGGCGGTACGCTCACCGGGTTTCGCGCGCAGTGTATGCTGGTGCCGGAAAAGAAGATCGGCGTGTTTGTGTTGTGTAACCTGCGCCCGTCTTACGTGTGCGAATCGGTGTGCAAGACCGCCCTGGATGCGCTGCTCGAACTGCCGGCCGAAGACTGGGTGGCGTTCTACAAGCAGCAGTTGAAGCGGCTCGATTTCGTGGTCGCGTCCGCGAAGGAGAAACGCACCACATCGCGCAAACCCGAGACGAAGCCGAGCTTACCCCTCAAGGACTACGCGGGTGCGTTCGAGGAACGTGCTTACGGGCGCGCGGAAGTCATCTGCGAGAACGACAAGTTGATGATCCGGTGGGGGAAATACACCTTCCGCGTGGAGCACTACCACTTCGACACGTTCACCGCGATCCCAGTGGAGCCGAAGGACGACGTGATCTCGTTCGATCGCAGCACGTTCGACGTGCAGTTCCGCCTCGGGACCAACGGCGAAGTGCAGAGCATGCGGTTCTTCGACCAGGAGTTCCGGCGCGCGAAAAAGTAG
- a CDS encoding DUF4394 domain-containing protein, which produces MSAFHRTAKPGARLAVESLEDRATPAAVYALSGSNLLSFDTTSPSAAPVTAITGVSSNEALVGLDFRSQDGALYSLGVDATANTATLYKISTQTGQATAIGTPGSVKFVDTVGSQVDLPDPSAVSYGVAFDPATGQLRVVTANGLNFRIDPATGAAIDGNTGLAGSVNGVNTDGAINGLPTGSTGVDATAFVGGSGSATQYTLDAASNGLFVQNANSGSQTAQVGITLNGAPLDFTRANGLDISGNTGVAALTVNNVTHIYEIDLTTGAAVDRGVAPQGVSGLTLAPASVAFTSATFAASETGTNATITLTRSGDTSAAVAVSVLVTGGTATQGTDFTGSSFVVSFAAGQTTATLNIPIADDGVKESAETITLTLSAPTGGAALGAQSTTTVTVTDTDPEPTVPPPPPPPITGWSGTPIGTGVGAGGVQLMNSDGTLGRNFLPYGATMTSGVRVATGDVNGDGVADIITAPRVGAPHVKVFDGVTGEEIRSFYAFDPTFMGGLTLAAGDINGDGADDIIVGTAAGFSHVKAFSGATGAVIASFYAYNGFGGGVDVAAGDVNGDGHDDIITGTASGTSHVKVFDGVTFATIQSMFTFVEQTFVGQQGGVTVAAGDTDGDGHAEVIVGSLSSTSSVKVYSGATGAEVRSFRPFASGFTGGLNVAARDVNGDGLADILVGTASGSSHVKGFDGGTGSEINSFLAFGAAFKGGVYVN; this is translated from the coding sequence ATGAGTGCGTTTCATCGGACCGCCAAGCCGGGTGCTCGGCTCGCAGTTGAGTCGCTGGAAGATCGAGCCACACCCGCGGCCGTGTACGCCCTGAGCGGCAGCAACTTACTCTCGTTCGACACGACCAGCCCGTCCGCGGCGCCGGTGACCGCGATCACCGGTGTCAGCTCGAACGAGGCGCTCGTCGGCCTGGATTTCCGCTCCCAGGACGGCGCCCTTTACAGCCTGGGCGTAGACGCGACCGCGAACACGGCGACGCTCTACAAGATCTCGACCCAGACCGGTCAGGCCACGGCCATCGGCACGCCGGGTTCGGTCAAGTTCGTTGATACTGTCGGCAGCCAGGTCGACCTGCCGGACCCGTCCGCGGTGAGCTACGGGGTCGCGTTCGACCCGGCGACGGGCCAACTTCGCGTTGTGACCGCGAACGGGCTGAACTTCCGCATCGATCCCGCCACCGGCGCGGCCATCGACGGCAACACCGGTCTGGCCGGGAGCGTGAACGGCGTCAACACCGACGGCGCGATCAACGGGCTGCCCACCGGTTCGACCGGCGTCGACGCGACCGCGTTCGTGGGGGGCTCCGGGAGCGCGACACAGTACACGCTCGACGCCGCGAGCAACGGCCTGTTCGTGCAGAACGCGAACAGCGGGTCGCAGACCGCGCAAGTGGGCATCACGCTGAACGGCGCCCCGCTCGACTTCACCCGCGCGAACGGGCTCGACATCTCCGGCAACACGGGCGTCGCCGCCCTCACGGTGAACAACGTCACCCACATTTACGAGATCGACCTGACGACGGGCGCTGCGGTCGACCGCGGTGTCGCGCCGCAAGGTGTGAGCGGCCTGACCCTCGCGCCCGCGTCGGTCGCGTTCACGAGCGCGACGTTCGCCGCGTCGGAAACTGGTACGAACGCAACGATCACGCTCACCCGCTCCGGCGACACGAGCGCCGCGGTCGCGGTTTCGGTCCTAGTGACGGGCGGCACCGCGACGCAGGGGACCGACTTCACCGGTAGCTCGTTCGTGGTGTCCTTCGCGGCCGGTCAGACCACGGCCACGCTGAACATCCCGATCGCGGACGACGGCGTCAAGGAGTCCGCCGAAACGATCACGCTGACGCTGTCGGCGCCGACCGGCGGCGCGGCCCTCGGCGCGCAATCGACCACGACCGTTACGGTCACCGATACCGATCCCGAGCCGACGGTTCCGCCGCCCCCGCCCCCGCCGATCACCGGCTGGTCCGGGACGCCCATCGGGACCGGGGTCGGGGCCGGCGGCGTGCAGCTGATGAACTCGGACGGCACCCTGGGTCGCAACTTCCTGCCCTACGGCGCCACCATGACCTCGGGCGTCCGGGTCGCGACCGGCGACGTGAACGGCGACGGCGTGGCCGACATCATTACGGCCCCGCGCGTGGGGGCGCCGCACGTGAAGGTGTTCGACGGCGTGACGGGCGAGGAGATCCGCAGCTTCTACGCCTTCGATCCGACCTTTATGGGCGGGCTGACGCTCGCGGCCGGGGACATCAACGGCGACGGGGCCGACGACATCATCGTGGGGACCGCGGCCGGCTTCTCGCACGTGAAAGCGTTCAGCGGGGCGACCGGGGCCGTAATCGCGAGCTTCTACGCTTACAACGGGTTCGGCGGCGGGGTGGACGTCGCGGCCGGGGACGTGAACGGCGACGGCCACGACGACATCATCACGGGGACCGCGAGCGGTACCTCGCACGTGAAGGTGTTCGACGGCGTGACCTTCGCGACGATCCAGAGCATGTTCACGTTCGTGGAACAAACGTTCGTAGGGCAACAGGGCGGGGTGACCGTGGCGGCCGGTGACACGGACGGCGACGGACACGCGGAGGTGATCGTGGGCTCCCTGTCGTCGACGTCGTCGGTGAAGGTGTATAGCGGTGCAACAGGCGCGGAAGTGCGCAGCTTCCGCCCGTTCGCGTCGGGCTTCACGGGCGGGTTGAACGTGGCGGCGCGGGACGTGAACGGGGACGGGCTCGCCGATATCCTCGTCGGGACCGCGTCGGGTTCGTCGCACGTGAAGGGCTTCGACGGCGGTACCGGGTCGGAAATCAACAGTTTCCTCGCGTTCGGCGCGGCCTTCAAGGGCGGCGTGTACGTTAACTGA